Sequence from the Burkholderiaceae bacterium DAT-1 genome:
TGAGGCATTGTCATCACAGTGCCTTCTTCAATAATGCCTTCAGCGTCATATCTGGCTGATAAATCACATCATCGATCAACCAGCGACCGCCAACTTGCTTCACTACATAGCGAATATGTGTCGATGCCGGAGAGTTCGGGCGTGTAATTTTCACTTCAACGATATTAGTTTTGCGCCCACGTCTGATCGAAATGTTTTGCATCGCCGGATCCTGATTTGCCCACAGAATGGCGAAATCGAGCCAGCAAATCTCGTGCGAGCGTTCAGCACATTCACGGTCATTACGCATTAAATGTATGAGTTCAGGCGTGAAATATCGTTGCCAGACCTCATCACTTTCATCAAGTAGCGTCTTACGGGTCGTACCAGTTCCCTCCGCATCCTCCCATGCAAAGTCATGGTAGATGCGCTTGACCGGATCAGAGGGCAGAGGGCTTGAAGCGAGAACATAAGGTGCACATGCCAACACGCCAAGCATCCAGCATGCATTCCACTTCATTTACCGTTTCCAACCTGAATCAACGCCAAATCCATCTGTTCGCCCCCCAGTGCCACCGGCAATCCCCCCTTCAGCACATGATCCGCAGGCAGCGCTGCAATCGCCTCGACCAGGGCAGCTTTGACGCCGGCGCCACAGCTTTCCCAGGTCTCACCGGTGAGCGATACCGGTAGCGTCAGCACGCGCGGCGAGGATGACCAGACTTCTTCGCAAGCCCAGTCGGGATTTTTCTTGTCGTACTGATCGGCGCCAATCCATTCAATCGCAAATTTGCCGGGCTGATTCGGGCCGAGTTCGAAGAGGTTGAAGGCGAAAGCGCGGATGTCGCGGGTGGTGTCGGCGGCGCCGGTTTCAAGCCAGTGTGTCAGTTGCATGGTGTGTTCAGTCATGTTGTGGGTTCCTTTGCCACCCCATCATCACATCCGCCTCAAACCCGCCCCCTACACTGCGAATACGCCCATGCAGACGGCCTTCTTCGCGAAAGCCAAGTGACGTGTAGAAGTCGCGGGCTTTGGCATTGCTT
This genomic interval carries:
- a CDS encoding YbjP/YqhG family protein, which codes for MLGVLACAPYVLASSPLPSDPVKRIYHDFAWEDAEGTGTTRKTLLDESDEVWQRYFTPELIHLMRNDRECAERSHEICWLDFAILWANQDPAMQNISIRRGRKTNIVEVKITRPNSPASTHIRYVVKQVGGRWLIDDVIYQPDMTLKALLKKAL